In a genomic window of Glycine max cultivar Williams 82 chromosome 13, Glycine_max_v4.0, whole genome shotgun sequence:
- the LOC100804391 gene encoding L-type lectin-domain containing receptor kinase VII.1 → MIRHKHTHHLPSILLSILFLFNSTCAIDFVFNGFNSSEVLLFGNATVDSRILTLTHQQRFSVGRALYNKKIPTKKPNSSRVYPFSTSFIFAMAPFEDTLPGHGLVFIFTPVTGIQGTSSAQHLGLFNLTNNGNSSNHVFGVEFDVFQNQEFDDIDANHVGIDINSLKSYVSHDAGYWPDGADKSFKELTLNSGENYQVWIDYEDSWINVTMAPVGMKRPSRPLLNVSLNLSQVFEDEMFVGFTSATGQLVESHKILGWSFSNEKFSLSDELITTGLPSFVLPKDSIFKSKGFVAGFTVGVFFVICLLVLLALFLIQRKREKERKRMEMEDWELEYWPHRMTYEEIEAATKGFSEENVIGVGGNGKVYKGVLRGGVEVAVKRISHENDGLREFLAEVSSLGRLKQRNLVGLRGWCKKDVGNFLLIYDYMENGSLDKRVFDCDESKMLSYEDRIRILKDVAFAVLYLHEGWEDKVVHRDIKASNVLLDKDMNGRLGDFGLARMHSHGQVASTTKLVGTVGYMAPEVFKTGRASTQTDVYMFGILILEVLCGRRPLEEGKPPLVEWIWQLMVQGQVECALDERLRAKGEFNVQEMERVMHLGLLCAYPEPKTRPTMRQVVNVLEGKNEVEDSEIENMDTYLLQQLKSRDILSEYSQYFSYTSHPTFQDIRLSSSMSLTWSESVVEGR, encoded by the coding sequence ATGATCAGACACAAGCACACACACCATCTTCCATCAATTCTTCTCtcaattctctttcttttcaactCAACATGTGCCATAGATTTCGTCTTCAACGGCTTCAACTCCTCTGAAGTGTTGCTCTTTGGCAACGCCACCGTCGATTCTCGAATTCTAACACTCACCCACCAGCAAAGATTCTCCGTCGGTCGTGCCTTGTACAACAAAAAAATCCCCACCAAGAAACCAAACTCTTCTCGCGTGTATCCTTTCTCCACCTCTTTCATCTTTGCCATGGCACCGTTTGAAGACACTCTTCCGGGGCACGGCTTAGTTTTCATCTTCACCCCTGTCACTGGCATCCAAGGCACAAGTTCAGCCCAACACCTTGGTCTGTTCAACCTCACCAACAACGGCAACTCAAGTAATCACGTGTTCGGTGTTGAGTTCGACGTGTTCCAGAACCAAGAGTTCGATGACATCGacgccaaccatgttgggattgaCATAAACTCTCTTAAATCTTATGTTTCCCATGATGCTGGATATTGGCCAGATGGCGCTGACAAATCCTTTAAGGAGTTGACGCTTAACAGTGGTGAGAATTACCAAGTTTGGATTGACTATGAAGATTCTTGGATTAATGTTACCATGGCACCGGTGGGTATGAAAAGGCCTAGTAGGCCTTTGTTGAATGTTTCTCTCAACTTATCTCAGGTTTTTGAGGATGAAATGTTTGTTGGGTTTACTAGTGCCACTGGCCAATTAGTTGAGAGTCATAAGATTTTGGGGTGGAGTTTCAGTAATGAGAAATTTTCATTAAGTGATGAACTTATTACTACCGGGTTACCATCTTTTGTTCTTCCAAAAGATTCAATTTTTAAGTCCAAGGGGTTTGTTGCAGGGTTTACTGTTGGAGTTTTCTTTGTTATTTGTCTCCTTGTTTTGTTGGCACTGTTTTTGATTCAGAGAAAGCGTGAGAAAGAAAGGAAGAGGATGGAAATGGAAGACTGGGAGTTGGAGTATTGGCCACACAGAATGAcatatgaagaaattgaggCAGCAACAAAGGGGTTCTCTGAGGAGAATGTGATTGGGGTTGGTGGGAATGGGAAAGTCTACAAGGGTGTTCTACGAGGAGGGGTGGAGGTTGCTGTGAAGCGCATTTCTCATGAAAATGATGGTTTGCGAGAGTTTCTTGCTGAAGTTTCAAGTCTTGGGAGACTGAAGCAAAGGAATCTGGTGGGGTTGAGAGGTTGGTGCAAGAAAGATGTTGGGAATTTCTTGTTAATTTATGACTACATGGAAAATGGGAGCTTGGACAAGAGGGTGTTTGATTGTGATGAGAGCAAGATGTTAAGTTATGAAGACAGGATAAGGATTCTAAAAGATGTGGCTTTTGCAGTGTTGTACTTGCATGAGGGGTGGGAAGATAAGGTTGTGCACAGGGACATCAAGGCCAGTAATGTTCTACTTGATAAGGATATGAATGGAAGGCTCGGAGATTTTGGGTTAGCCAGAATGCATAGCCATGGTCAAGTTGCTAGCACCACAAAATTGGTTGGAACAGTGGGGTACATGGCCCCTGAAGTTTTTAAGACTGGAAGAGCTTCCACTCAGACAGATGTTTACATGTTTGGAATCTTGATTTTGGAGGTCTTGTGTGGAAGGAGACCTTTAGAAGAAGGTAAGCCACCTTTGGTGGAGTGGATTTGGCAACTAATGGTACAAGGGCAAGTTGAGTGTGCACTGGATGAAAGGCTAAGGGCTAAGGGAGAGTTCAATGTGCAAGAAATGGAGAGGGTAATGCACTTGGGTTTGTTGTGTGCCTACCCTGAACCAAAGACCAGACCCACAATGAGACAAGTGGTGAATGTTTTAGAGGGGAAGAATGAGGTAGAGGACTCAGAAATTGAGAATATGGATACCTATTTGCTCCAACAGTTAAAATCAAGGGACATATTGTCTGAATATTCTCAGTATTTTAGCTATACGTCACACCCAACTTTCCAAGATATTCGTCTCTCTTCCTCAATGTCTCTTACATGGTCCGAATCTGTAGTTGAGGGTAGGTGA